TAACACGCTAGGCTGCATTAACCCCGTCGCAGAGATCGTGGCGATCGCCCATCAATACGGCGCAAAGGTGTTGATCGATGCTTGCCAAAGTGTTCCTCATAGCGGGGTAGATGTTCAGGCGCTAGATTGCGATTGGCTCGTGGCATCGGGTCATAAAATGTGTGCCCCAACTGGAATTGGGTTTCTTTATGGAAAGAAAGAGCTACTGCGCTCTATGCCGCCTTTTATGGGGGGAGGTGAGATGATCGCCGACGTGTTTTTCGACCATGCAACCTATGCTGATATTCCCCACCGATTTGAGGCAGGCACTCCCGCCATTGGAGAAGCGATCGCTCTGGGTGCCGCCGTCGATTATTTGATGGCGATCGGCATGGACAAAATTCATGCCTACGAGCAAGAGCTAACCGCTTACCTATTCCAACAGCTAAATCCTATTTCTGAAGTTAAAATCTATGGTCCTCAGCCCGATGCTGGAGTTACTAACCGAGTCGGGCTTGCATCCTTTACAACGGGTGCGGTTCATCCCCACGATTTATCAACAATTCTTGATCAAGCTGGGATCGCTATTCGCGCTGGGCATCACTGCACCCAACCCTTACACCGTCATCTAGGGGCACAGTCTACTGCCAGAGCTAGCGTTTACTTCTACAACACCCGCGAGGAAATTGATACTTTTATTACGGCATTGAAAGAAGCGATCGAGTTTTTCGGCGGTATCTTTGGTTAATTCAATCCGATCGCGGGATCAATTGTTTCATTGAGTCTAAGAGGTTGTTTGAGAAGTCTAGATTGCTATCCGACCCGCCCCCTAAATCCCCCATTTTGAGGGACTTTGAAGGAAGACGGTGCGGAAGTCCCCCAGAATGGGGGGTTGGGGGGCGAGTGTAAGAATCTTTGATACTTCTCAGACATCCTCTGAGGGACAATTGCCAGACGAGTAGAACTAACTGCACGAGGACAACCTCTTCCGTTTGTATGAATCCAGACGAGAGCGTTGTCTGATATTGTGACAGCATCTTCCGCAGGTCAAAAAACATGATCAAATCTTGGATGGTCATTGGCGGCGTTACTTTGGTTGCCGGACTACTGGTTCAACTCTTCATGACTCCCCGTGGGATCAAGTGGTTCAAACGCCTTCGTCGTCCCAGTTGGCTAACGTTTGAAGCAGCAATCCCGATTATTTGGACAACCGTTTTTATTTGCGGAGCTTGGTCCGCCACCCTAGTTTGGGAAACTCTAGCGAAAACTCAAGCGGGGCGCTCGCAAGCCTGGCTATTCATGGGCGGCTACCTGCTGGTAGAACTCGTTACCCTTGCCTATAGCCCTGTGATGATGAACCTCCAAAGCCTCAAGGTTGGCACCCTCATCGGTGGAACTGGAGCCTTGTTGGCAGCATTATTGGCGATCGCAGTTTGGCAGGTTTCACAAACTGCGGCTTGGCTCTTGCTCCCCTATTTGCTCTGGAGTCCTATTGGCACCTACACGACCTGGGCAATGGCACAGCTTAATCCTCAAGATGCCTAAAATTATTGAATAGATTCGGAATTGCTGACGTGGAATCCCTCAATCTCCAGTAACCTTAGAACTGATCTCATCTCAGATCACCTTACTTTAGTTTGTCAGCGAGTTCAGGAGAATCGTGCATGTCTTTTTTAAGTCAATCTTCCTCCCCATTCCCTCATCAATTTATGGTTAAAGCCTCAATTGTGGCGGCGTTAAGCTTCTGGCTGGTCGGTTGCTCTGAGAATCGCTCCTCGCAATGTGTCAAGCTGATCGGTGTGGCAAATCAAGCCGTTAATTCGATCGAGGCGGTGACCGCCCCTAGCAGTGCCGATAGCATTGAGGCGCTGAGAAAGATTGCGGTTGTTGCTGAGGATACTAACAAGGCAATGAGAGATCTCAGTTTGACAGATGGAAAACTGATCGAGTTTCGCGATCGCTTCACCGCCATGTACGAAGCGACCAGTGCTGCCACACAATCGCTGATTCAATCCTCAAGCATCAAAGATACGGCGGCTTCCCAGAAGGCATATGAAGACCTGAAGGCTTCTACCAGTCAAGAGTCGCCTTTAGTGGATGAAGTGAATCAGTACTGCAATGCGGGTCAGTAAAGTCGGTCAGTCAAGATAATTCTTATAATTTTTAACGTCAATTCAAAAAAAATCTTCAGCCCTGCCATATTGAGCGATCAGTGGGGATTCTGATGCTTGATTGCCTAACCATGCCCAGAGTTGGTCGCCGTGGGAATAATGCCACCATTCTTTAGGATGCTGCCGAAACTCGGCCTTGATCATGGCTTGTTTGAGAATCTGGCGATTATGGTGAAAGGTGCGGTTTGATAAAGAGTCTCTAAAGTAATCGGGGTAAGACCGGGGTGACATTTCATCAATGGGTGAACCCATGGCGATCGCGCCCTCTCCATCAACCAAAGTGACATCGATTGCTGCGCCTGTGCTATGAGGCGGCGGCATTGCCGGATTTAGGTTTGGAACTGCCCAAAATTCGTAGACTTCTTCTAAAAACTCCTGGCGCTGTGTTTCAGTAAGATCCCACAGATGTAACCCTCTAGCCTGAACCGTTTGCGCTAGAGTGTAATCCACCATAAACTGCTGAACGGCGATCGGGCGGTAGGCATCGAAAATTTGGATGCGCCAGTTTGGGTACTCTATTTGCAGAAAATGTTGCGCTTGTAGCAGGCGTTCTAGGACACCTTGCCGAAGATAATAAGGAGAGCGCTCTCCATAGGGCGCACCTAACCTGACATAAGGATGCGGCTGCTCGGCTGCAAACTGATAAATAGGAATCGGCAGGAGTGATTCTCCGCATTCTTGAATTGGAACTTGCTGGTAGAGTTTCATCTAGGGCACATCAATGTCAGGATAGTTTCTCAGAATAGTTTGCGACTCAAACCATCGGTTTGTGTCGTTTCTCCCTCGTCACTCACATACCCTAATTGAACTATGAAGTCTTACGTTGTTGCTGCCGTGCAAATGAACAGTCTGCCAGATTTAGAAAAAAATCTGGCGCAGGCAGAAGATCTCATTGACCTTGCTGTCCGCCAAGGGGCTGAGTTGATTTGTCTGCCAGAGAACTTTTCGTTTTTAGGGGATGAAACTGCCAAATTTGCTCAAGCAGGGGCGATCGCCCAAGGCAGCGAAAAATTCCTCAAAACGATGGCACAACGCTATCAAATCACGCTATTGGGCGGCGGATTTCCGGTTCCTGCCCCCACAGGCAAAGTTTATAATACTGCCCTTTTGATTGGTCCTAGCGGCGAAGAGCTATCTCGCTACGAGAAAGTTCACCTATTCGATGTGAATTTACCGGATGGTAATACCTATCAGGAATCTGAGGCAGTGTCGCCAGGAGAACAAATGCCTTCAGTGTATCCCTCTAAAGAATTAGGACATTTGGGGCTTTCGGTTTGTTATGACGTGCGATTTCCTGAACTATATCGCCATTTGTCGCAGATGGGCGCAGAGGTGTTGTTTATTCCAGCAGCTTTTACGGCTTATACCGGTAAAGATCACTGGCAAGTTTTGTTACAGGCACGGGCGATCGAAAATACCTGCTATGTTGTTGCCCCTGCCCAGACGGGTAAGCATAATTCGCGCCGTCAGTCCCATGGTCATGCAGTGATTATTGACCCGTGGGGGATTATTTTGGCAGATGCAGGCGAGCAGCCTGGCGTGGCGATCGCCTCGATCGAACCTTCTCGCTTAGAGCAAGTCCGTCGTCAAATGCCATCTTTGCAACATCGCGTTTTTATTTAAATGTGTTTAATCTTTAAGGGCGATCGTCATGAGGGCGATCGCTCTTTAAAACGTGCCCACCCTCGACAAGTTTGCCTAACCCATGGTTGATCTCACTTTATGGACTTTTTTTTCTCCCCTACTGGCTACCGAAGCCCAAGCTGAAACAGGCTCCCTCGTTTTAGCAGGCGTTTTACTGAGCTTAGTCGTGATTTATCTCGCTGCCAAACTGGTTGGAGAACTTTGCGCCCGTATTAATCTTCCTTCTGTGTTAGGAGAACTCGTGGGCGGCGTTTTGGTGGGCGTATCTGCCTTCAATCTCCTGATTTTTCCTGATAGCAGCGGAGCCTTTCACTCGCTCATTCTCGACTTTCTGCAAGTTACCGCAGGGCTAACCCCCGAAGCCATTCCTGGCGTAGGCAGTTCTATCAGCGAAGTCATTTCCTTGCTGTCGGAACTAGGCGTGATTATCCTTCTGTTTGAAATCGGTCTAGAGTCTAACCTAAAGGAACTCATTCGCGTGGGACCGCAAGCTGCTGTAGTGGCGATCGTAGGGGTGGCAGTGCCGTTCGCAGCAGGCACGAGTGGATTGATTCTTTTGTTTGGAGTCCCTGCAATTCCAGCAATCTTTGCGGGGGCGGCATTGACGGCAACTAGCATCGGTATTACTGCCAAAGTGCTGGCAGAACTTCAGAAGCTAAGTTCTAGAGAAGGGCAAATTATTATTGGGGCAGCGGTGTTGGATGATGTACTCGGTATCATCGTTCTGGCAGTTGTGGCTAGCCTTGCTAAAACTGGAGAAATCCAGGTCAGTAATATTGTTTATCTAGTTGTTGGCGCAAGCGTTTTTCTGATTGGCTCCATTTTTCTGGGTCGTCTACTCAGCCCGTATTTTGTGGCATTGGTCGATCGCCTCCAAACCCGTGGCAATCTTTTGCTTTCCTCCCTAATCTTTGCTTTTGTGTTGTCTTACATTGGCGCAGTGATTCACCTTGAAGCAATTTTAGGCGCTTTTGCCGCCGGGTTAATTCTTGCCGAAACTGACAAACAAAGAGAGCTAGAAGAACAGATCTTGCCGATCGCCGATATGCTTGTTCCAATTTTCTTTGTGGTGGTAGGCGCGAGAACCGATGTCAGCGTCCTTAACCCATTTGTGCCCAGCAATCAAGAGGGCTTGATTATTGCTTCCTTTCTGGTAATCGTGGCAATTATTGGCAAGGTTGTAACGGGCTTAGGCGTGTTTGGACAACCGGGCATTAATCGGCTAGCGATCGGGGTGGGTATGATTCCTCGGGGTGAAGTAGGGCTAGTTTTCGCAGGTGTAGGCTCAACCACAGGCATTCTCGACAAGTCTCTCAACGCCGCCATCATTGTTATGGTAATTATCACTACCTTCATAGCTCCTCCGTTATTGCGCATCGTTTTCGACAAAGCAGATAAAGCGATCGAAGAAGCAAAGTCCGAAAGCTAATTGTATTAAGTTGAAAATGTAGACAGGGTTCAATGCAAATGCTCTGTCCTTGCCTAGTACGGAATTTCCTCTATTTGTACTGTAGTGTTCTGCAACTAAAATCCTGTGATAAACTCATCGCTCAATAAACCCATTTAAAAGATCTCCTGTGTCTCAATCTTCATTTTTTGACTCTTCATCCCCTAGCGCCCGATCGCTCTCTGCAATAAATCCCTCAGAATCCCAATTTTGTCCTAGTGCTTCCTCTTCTGAGACTCAGCGCGATCGAATTGGGGTTTTTGATAGCGGCGTGGGTGGGCTGACGGTTCTGAGGGAACTGTATCGTCAACTGCCGAACGAATCGATTCTTTACTTTGGCGATACTGCCCGTCTGCCCTATGGCACCCGCTCTCAAGCCGAAATTGTGCAGTTCTCCCGCGAAATCCTGATATGGATGCAGCAGCAGGGCGTAAAGATGGTGATGATGGCGTGCAATACTAGCTCGGCGCTGGCATTGGAAATAGTGCGATCGGAGTTTAATATTCCGATTTTGGGCATCATTTTACCCGGTGCCCGCGCAGCAGTCCAGGCAGGCAAACGCATCGGCGTTATTGCCACGCCCGCCACAGCAGCCAGCAATGCCTATCGTCAGGCTATTCAGGAGATCGACTCAAGTGTTCAGGTTTGGCAAATGGCTTGTCCCGAATTCGTGCCCTTAATTGAGCACGATCGCATTCGTGAGCCTTATGCCCAGGAAGTTGCCCAAGAGTACTTAGCGCCATTGTTAGATCAAGAGATCGACACACTGGTACATGGCTGCACTCACTATCCTCACCTCAACCCAGTTTTAAAGTCTATTCTGCCGCCGTCGGTCAAAATTGTTGACCCAGCGGTACATTTAGTCAAAGCTGCTTCCCAAGAATTAGATTTATTAGGCTTAAAAAATACGCGGGTGGCGTTGCCCACGCGGTTCTGTGTCAGCAGCGCTCCGGCTCGGTTTGCCCAACTATCAGTGCAGTGGCTAGGCTGTACGCCGTTGGTAGAACAGGTCGATATCCGAGAAATGACTCGTCAATCTATGCTCAAGGCAGTAGATTAATGCTGTTTCTTGTGTTGTTGCTGCTTTTGGCGTTGCTTGCGAGCGTCCTCTA
The Timaviella obliquedivisa GSE-PSE-MK23-08B DNA segment above includes these coding regions:
- a CDS encoding SufS family cysteine desulfurase, which codes for MTLTQEKTLAACVRADFPILNQEIHGKPLVYLDNAASSQKPLAVLNALQHYYQNDNANVHRGVHTLSSRATDGYEGARDKVAAFVNAAHREEIIYTRNATEAINLVAYAWGISTLQRGDEIILSVMEHHANLIPWQFVAQKTGAVLRFVELTKTQDFDLDHYKSLVSDKTKLVSVVHASNTLGCINPVAEIVAIAHQYGAKVLIDACQSVPHSGVDVQALDCDWLVASGHKMCAPTGIGFLYGKKELLRSMPPFMGGGEMIADVFFDHATYADIPHRFEAGTPAIGEAIALGAAVDYLMAIGMDKIHAYEQELTAYLFQQLNPISEVKIYGPQPDAGVTNRVGLASFTTGAVHPHDLSTILDQAGIAIRAGHHCTQPLHRHLGAQSTARASVYFYNTREEIDTFITALKEAIEFFGGIFG
- a CDS encoding TspO/MBR family protein is translated as MIKSWMVIGGVTLVAGLLVQLFMTPRGIKWFKRLRRPSWLTFEAAIPIIWTTVFICGAWSATLVWETLAKTQAGRSQAWLFMGGYLLVELVTLAYSPVMMNLQSLKVGTLIGGTGALLAALLAIAVWQVSQTAAWLLLPYLLWSPIGTYTTWAMAQLNPQDA
- a CDS encoding D-alanyl-D-alanine dipeptidase — translated: MKLYQQVPIQECGESLLPIPIYQFAAEQPHPYVRLGAPYGERSPYYLRQGVLERLLQAQHFLQIEYPNWRIQIFDAYRPIAVQQFMVDYTLAQTVQARGLHLWDLTETQRQEFLEEVYEFWAVPNLNPAMPPPHSTGAAIDVTLVDGEGAIAMGSPIDEMSPRSYPDYFRDSLSNRTFHHNRQILKQAMIKAEFRQHPKEWWHYSHGDQLWAWLGNQASESPLIAQYGRAEDFF
- a CDS encoding carbon-nitrogen hydrolase family protein, with translation MKSYVVAAVQMNSLPDLEKNLAQAEDLIDLAVRQGAELICLPENFSFLGDETAKFAQAGAIAQGSEKFLKTMAQRYQITLLGGGFPVPAPTGKVYNTALLIGPSGEELSRYEKVHLFDVNLPDGNTYQESEAVSPGEQMPSVYPSKELGHLGLSVCYDVRFPELYRHLSQMGAEVLFIPAAFTAYTGKDHWQVLLQARAIENTCYVVAPAQTGKHNSRRQSHGHAVIIDPWGIILADAGEQPGVAIASIEPSRLEQVRRQMPSLQHRVFI
- a CDS encoding cation:proton antiporter, which produces MVDLTLWTFFSPLLATEAQAETGSLVLAGVLLSLVVIYLAAKLVGELCARINLPSVLGELVGGVLVGVSAFNLLIFPDSSGAFHSLILDFLQVTAGLTPEAIPGVGSSISEVISLLSELGVIILLFEIGLESNLKELIRVGPQAAVVAIVGVAVPFAAGTSGLILLFGVPAIPAIFAGAALTATSIGITAKVLAELQKLSSREGQIIIGAAVLDDVLGIIVLAVVASLAKTGEIQVSNIVYLVVGASVFLIGSIFLGRLLSPYFVALVDRLQTRGNLLLSSLIFAFVLSYIGAVIHLEAILGAFAAGLILAETDKQRELEEQILPIADMLVPIFFVVVGARTDVSVLNPFVPSNQEGLIIASFLVIVAIIGKVVTGLGVFGQPGINRLAIGVGMIPRGEVGLVFAGVGSTTGILDKSLNAAIIVMVIITTFIAPPLLRIVFDKADKAIEEAKSES
- the murI gene encoding glutamate racemase translates to MNPSESQFCPSASSSETQRDRIGVFDSGVGGLTVLRELYRQLPNESILYFGDTARLPYGTRSQAEIVQFSREILIWMQQQGVKMVMMACNTSSALALEIVRSEFNIPILGIILPGARAAVQAGKRIGVIATPATAASNAYRQAIQEIDSSVQVWQMACPEFVPLIEHDRIREPYAQEVAQEYLAPLLDQEIDTLVHGCTHYPHLNPVLKSILPPSVKIVDPAVHLVKAASQELDLLGLKNTRVALPTRFCVSSAPARFAQLSVQWLGCTPLVEQVDIREMTRQSMLKAVD